From the genome of Neisseria lisongii, one region includes:
- a CDS encoding glucokinase, with translation MSSTQTDLQSWPRLVADIGGTNARFALETAPQQIESAEVLPCQDFDTVVDAAKEYLKRTGNPKVRHAAFAIANPILGDWVQMTNHHWAFSIETTRQALRLETLILLNDFTAQALAVTQTAPEDLVQIGGQKPVAGAPKGVIGPGTGLGVSGLVSSPAGWVALAGEGGHTSFPPFDDMEVWIWQYAKNKYGHVSAERFLSGAGLSLIYEALAARAEVVPAYLMPSEITDKALSGTSPFCRQALDIFCAMLGTVASNLALTLGARGGVYLCGGIIPRVLDYFKTSPFRSRFENKGRFEAYLAAVPVYVVLSKFPGIVGAAAALDNHLQNQAKKA, from the coding sequence ATGTCTTCTACACAAACTGATTTGCAATCATGGCCGCGTCTGGTGGCGGACATCGGCGGCACCAATGCCCGTTTTGCGCTGGAAACTGCGCCGCAGCAGATTGAATCGGCAGAAGTCTTGCCGTGTCAGGATTTTGACACCGTAGTCGATGCCGCCAAAGAATACCTCAAACGCACCGGCAACCCGAAAGTGCGCCATGCCGCTTTTGCGATTGCCAACCCGATTTTGGGCGACTGGGTGCAGATGACCAACCACCACTGGGCGTTTTCGATTGAAACCACCCGTCAGGCACTGCGGCTGGAAACCTTGATTTTGCTGAACGACTTTACCGCACAGGCCTTGGCGGTAACCCAAACCGCCCCTGAAGATTTGGTGCAGATTGGCGGGCAAAAACCGGTGGCAGGTGCGCCCAAAGGCGTGATCGGTCCGGGTACAGGCTTGGGCGTGAGCGGTTTGGTGTCCAGCCCGGCAGGCTGGGTCGCTCTGGCGGGCGAGGGTGGGCATACCAGTTTTCCGCCGTTTGACGATATGGAAGTGTGGATTTGGCAATACGCCAAAAACAAATACGGCCATGTGTCGGCAGAACGCTTTTTGAGCGGCGCCGGTCTGAGCCTGATTTACGAAGCCTTGGCAGCAAGGGCAGAAGTCGTTCCCGCCTATCTGATGCCGTCTGAAATTACCGACAAAGCCCTGAGCGGCACGTCGCCGTTTTGCCGTCAGGCGTTGGATATTTTCTGCGCCATGCTGGGAACGGTGGCTTCCAACCTCGCCCTGACGCTGGGCGCACGCGGCGGCGTGTATCTGTGCGGCGGCATTATTCCGCGCGTGTTGGATTATTTCAAAACCTCACCGTTTCGCAGCCGTTTTGAAAACAAAGGCCGCTTTGAAGCCTATCTGGCCGCTGTGCCGGTGTACGTCGTGTTGAGCAAATTCCCCGGCATTGTCGGTGCCGCCGCCGCTTTGGACAACCATTTGCAGAATCAGGCAAAAAAAGCCTGA
- the pgl gene encoding 6-phosphogluconolactonase: protein MFIWCEQDNPAQAAEALAQAVAAALQTAVAQQGSAVLAVSGGRSPIAFFEALSQIDLAWDKITVALVDERIVPTCHADSNSGLVRRHLLQNKAAAATWLPMVDDAADETQLASESALAFARSYYRQPDVLVLGMGADGHTASLFPQAPQLAAGIAADCSETLIHTTPVTAPHERISMTLNAIAQTQSVFLAIQGADKKAVFDRAAAGDAAYPIGLVLNHTGVECHVFYTN from the coding sequence ATGTTTATCTGGTGCGAACAGGATAATCCGGCGCAGGCGGCAGAAGCCTTGGCGCAGGCAGTTGCCGCAGCGCTGCAAACAGCCGTGGCGCAGCAGGGCAGCGCCGTGTTGGCGGTGTCGGGCGGACGCTCGCCGATTGCCTTTTTCGAGGCCTTGTCGCAAATCGATTTAGCGTGGGACAAGATCACCGTTGCTTTGGTGGACGAGCGGATTGTGCCGACTTGTCATGCCGACAGCAACAGCGGCTTGGTGCGCCGCCATCTGCTGCAAAACAAAGCCGCCGCCGCAACATGGTTGCCGATGGTGGACGATGCCGCCGATGAAACGCAGCTTGCCTCCGAATCGGCGCTGGCGTTTGCCCGCAGCTATTACCGTCAGCCCGATGTGCTGGTGCTGGGCATGGGTGCAGACGGGCATACGGCTTCGCTGTTTCCGCAAGCGCCGCAGCTTGCGGCAGGCATCGCCGCCGACTGCAGCGAAACGTTGATTCACACCACGCCGGTTACTGCACCGCACGAGCGCATCAGCATGACGCTGAACGCCATTGCCCAAACCCAATCCGTATTCCTCGCCATTCAGGGAGCGGACAAAAAAGCCGTTTTCGACCGTGCCGCCGCAGGCGATGCCGCCTATCCGATTGGTTTGGTTTTAAATCATACAGGAGTTGAATGCCATGTCTTCTACACAAACTGA
- the zwf gene encoding glucose-6-phosphate dehydrogenase produces MNTQTDFDLVLFGATGDLAMRKLLPCLYQAHVAGLLHPQGRILGVSRSEMDTAAFREKMESHAKIHIKQHFSEQDWAAFLQRVEYLTVDVTRAEDFRSLGEAVHGRKNTDNVVIYLSTAPKFFAQACENLAAVGLNADHVRVVLEKPLGTDLATSQQINDDVARFFKEEQIYRIDHYLGKESLQNLLALRFGNIVFEPLWNNKYVKSVQLTIAEQLGVEERGEFYDITGALRDMVQNHLMQMLCMTAMEAPKSLDADDVRDEKVKVIKALKPLTVESVNENVVRGQYTAAGGVNGYLQENNVPADSFTETYVAIKAEIDNERWRGVPFYLRTGKRMAGKVAEIVLNFKDLNQKLFENSVVAPNRLVIELQPNETVSLYMQVKTPGAGNRVERVPLGVDLGKAVAGRRAEAYERLLLDVIDGKLALFNRRDELEAAWEYVMPILDNWAQNTQAPHGYAAHSWGPEAARSLLAANGDKWHEEQ; encoded by the coding sequence ATGAATACACAAACAGATTTTGATTTGGTGCTGTTCGGTGCGACCGGCGATTTGGCGATGCGCAAGCTGTTGCCCTGTCTGTATCAGGCGCACGTCGCCGGTCTGCTGCACCCGCAGGGCCGGATTCTCGGCGTGAGCCGCAGCGAGATGGATACGGCGGCATTTCGGGAAAAAATGGAAAGCCATGCCAAAATCCACATCAAACAGCATTTTTCCGAACAGGATTGGGCGGCGTTTTTGCAGCGTGTCGAATATCTGACGGTTGATGTAACCCGTGCAGAAGATTTCCGCAGTTTGGGCGAGGCGGTTCACGGCCGCAAAAATACCGACAATGTGGTGATTTATCTTTCGACCGCACCGAAATTCTTTGCCCAAGCCTGCGAAAATCTGGCAGCGGTGGGGCTGAATGCCGACCATGTGCGGGTGGTGTTGGAAAAACCGCTGGGTACGGATTTGGCCACTTCGCAGCAAATCAACGATGATGTGGCCCGTTTCTTTAAAGAAGAACAGATTTACCGTATCGACCATTATCTGGGCAAAGAAAGCCTGCAAAATCTGCTGGCGCTGCGGTTCGGCAATATTGTGTTCGAGCCGCTGTGGAACAACAAATATGTCAAAAGCGTGCAACTGACGATTGCCGAGCAGCTCGGCGTGGAAGAGCGGGGCGAGTTTTACGACATCACCGGTGCGTTGCGGGATATGGTGCAGAACCATTTGATGCAGATGCTGTGCATGACGGCGATGGAAGCACCGAAAAGTTTGGATGCCGATGATGTGCGCGATGAAAAAGTCAAAGTTATCAAAGCGCTGAAACCGCTGACGGTGGAATCGGTCAATGAAAATGTGGTGCGCGGGCAATATACCGCCGCCGGGGGCGTAAACGGCTATCTGCAGGAAAACAATGTTCCGGCCGACAGTTTCACCGAAACCTATGTCGCCATCAAAGCCGAAATCGACAACGAACGTTGGCGGGGTGTGCCGTTTTATCTGCGTACCGGCAAACGCATGGCGGGCAAAGTGGCGGAAATCGTGTTGAATTTCAAAGATTTGAATCAGAAGTTGTTTGAAAACAGCGTTGTTGCACCCAACCGCTTGGTAATCGAATTACAGCCGAATGAAACCGTGAGCCTGTATATGCAGGTGAAAACGCCGGGGGCGGGCAATCGGGTGGAACGTGTGCCGCTGGGGGTGGATTTGGGCAAAGCCGTTGCCGGACGGCGTGCCGAAGCCTACGAGCGGCTGCTGTTGGACGTGATTGACGGCAAACTGGCCTTGTTCAACCGCCGTGACGAACTGGAAGCGGCTTGGGAATATGTGATGCCGATTTTGGACAACTGGGCGCAAAACACCCAAGCGCCGCACGGCTACGCCGCCCATTCGTGGGGGCCGGAAGCCGCGCGCAGTCTGCTGGCGGCCAATGGCGACAAGTGGCACGAAGAACAATAA